The Pseudomonas fluorescens genome includes a window with the following:
- a CDS encoding YebC/PmpR family DNA-binding transcriptional regulator, giving the protein MAGHSKWANIKHRKERQDAKRGKIFTKWIRELTVAARQGGGDPGSNPRLRLALDKALGANMSRDIIDRAIARGAGATEADNVEELTYEGYGPGGVAVMVECMTDNRNRTAAAVRHAFSKCGGNLGTDGSVAYLFERKGQISFAPGLDEDALTEAALEADADDVVSHEDGSFDVFTSFASFYAVRNALEAAGFKPADAEIVMQPTTSAELDLEGAEKVLKLIDMLEDLDDVQNVYSNADIPESVAEQLG; this is encoded by the coding sequence ATGGCAGGTCATTCCAAGTGGGCGAACATCAAGCACCGCAAAGAACGTCAGGATGCCAAGAGAGGCAAGATCTTCACCAAGTGGATCCGTGAACTGACGGTCGCGGCCCGCCAGGGTGGCGGCGACCCCGGTTCCAACCCGCGCTTGCGCCTGGCCCTGGACAAGGCGCTGGGTGCCAACATGAGCCGCGACATCATCGACCGGGCCATCGCCCGTGGCGCGGGTGCGACCGAGGCCGACAACGTTGAAGAGCTGACCTACGAAGGTTATGGCCCGGGCGGCGTGGCGGTGATGGTCGAATGCATGACCGACAACCGCAACCGTACTGCCGCCGCCGTGCGTCACGCGTTCAGCAAATGCGGTGGCAACCTGGGCACCGACGGCTCGGTGGCCTATCTGTTCGAGCGCAAGGGGCAGATCAGCTTCGCGCCGGGCCTCGATGAAGATGCCCTGACGGAAGCGGCCCTGGAGGCTGACGCCGATGACGTGGTCAGTCATGAAGACGGTTCGTTCGACGTGTTCACGTCGTTCGCCAGCTTCTATGCCGTGCGCAACGCCCTGGAGGCGGCCGGCTTCAAGCCCGCCGACGCAGAGATCGTCATGCAGCCGACCACCAGTGCCGAACTGGACCTGGAAGGGGCCGAGAAGGTGCTCAAGCTGATCGACATGCTGGAAGACCTGGATGACGTGCAGAACGTTTATTCCAATGCCGATATTCCGGAGTCGGTGGCTGAACAGCTGGGCTGA
- the ruvC gene encoding crossover junction endodeoxyribonuclease RuvC, producing MTLILGIDPGSRITGYGVVRDTGRGCVYVASGCIRTGAGELHERLQIVYRGVREVIQTYGPVTMGIEKVFMARNADSALKLGQARGAAIVAGAEENLEIAEYTATQVKQAVVGTGAANKEQVQMMVMHLLKLVSKPQIDASDALAIAICHAHTRSSLLPHGLGTARSRGGRLRL from the coding sequence ATGACTTTAATCCTTGGTATCGACCCTGGTTCGCGCATCACCGGCTACGGTGTGGTTCGCGATACCGGGCGCGGCTGCGTGTACGTCGCGTCCGGTTGCATCCGCACCGGGGCGGGTGAACTGCACGAGCGCTTGCAGATCGTTTATCGCGGCGTTCGCGAAGTTATCCAGACCTACGGCCCGGTGACCATGGGCATCGAAAAGGTTTTCATGGCGCGCAACGCCGACTCGGCCTTGAAACTGGGGCAGGCCCGGGGCGCGGCAATCGTTGCTGGCGCCGAGGAAAACCTGGAGATCGCCGAGTACACCGCGACCCAGGTCAAGCAGGCGGTCGTCGGAACCGGGGCGGCGAACAAGGAGCAGGTGCAAATGATGGTGATGCACCTGTTGAAGTTGGTCAGCAAGCCGCAGATCGATGCCTCGGACGCCCTGGCCATTGCCATTTGCCATGCCCATACCCGTTCCAGCCTGTTGCCTCACGGCCTGGGAACCGCACGCAGTCGTGGCGGGCGCCTGCGTCTCTGA
- the ruvA gene encoding Holliday junction branch migration protein RuvA codes for MIGRLRGTLAEKQPPHLILDVNGLGYELEVPMTTLYRLPSVGEPLTLHTHLVVREDAQLLYGFVGKRERDFFRELIRLNGVGPKLALALMSSLEVDELVRCVQSQDTSALTKVPGVGKKTAERLLVELKDRFKAWEAVPAMFALVPNQPDAPAPAVSAENDAVTALISLGYKPQEASKAISAIKEKGLSTEDMIRRALKGMI; via the coding sequence GTGATTGGACGCTTGCGCGGCACCCTGGCTGAAAAACAGCCGCCGCACCTGATTCTGGATGTAAACGGCCTGGGCTATGAGCTGGAAGTGCCCATGACCACGCTGTATCGCTTGCCGTCGGTCGGCGAGCCGCTGACCCTGCACACCCATTTGGTCGTGCGCGAGGATGCGCAGTTACTCTATGGCTTCGTCGGCAAGCGCGAGCGGGATTTCTTCCGCGAACTGATCCGTCTCAATGGCGTCGGCCCGAAACTGGCCCTGGCCTTGATGTCGAGCCTGGAAGTCGATGAATTGGTGCGTTGTGTGCAGTCCCAGGACACTTCGGCCCTGACCAAGGTGCCGGGTGTGGGCAAGAAAACCGCCGAGCGCCTGCTGGTCGAACTCAAGGACCGCTTCAAGGCCTGGGAGGCGGTGCCGGCGATGTTCGCCCTGGTGCCGAACCAGCCGGATGCGCCTGCGCCTGCGGTCAGCGCCGAAAACGATGCAGTCACCGCGCTGATCTCCCTGGGCTACAAGCCGCAGGAAGCCAGCAAGGCGATTTCCGCTATCAAGGAAAAAGGCCTGAGCACTGAAGACATGATTCGTCGTGCCCTGAAGGGAATGATTTAA
- the ruvB gene encoding Holliday junction branch migration DNA helicase RuvB, which translates to MIEADRLIAATGAPRDREEIQDRAIRPVSLADYIGQPTVREQMELFIQAARGRSESLDHTLIFGPPGLGKTTLANIIAQEMGVSIKSTSGPVLERPGDLAALLTNLEPHDVLFIDEIHRLSPIVEEVLYPAMEDFQLDIMIGEGPAARSIKLDLPPFTLVGATTRAGMLTNPLRDRFGIVQRLEFYNNADLATIVSRSAGILGLPLDPDGAYEIARRARGTPRIANRLLRRVRDFAEVRAKGHITKPIADLALNLLDIDERGFDHQDRRLLLTMIEKFDGGPVGVDSLAAAISEERHTIEDVLEPYLIQQGYIMRTPRGRVVTRHAYLHFGLNIPTRMGEMPVVDEFLDAVDD; encoded by the coding sequence GTGATTGAAGCTGACCGCCTGATCGCCGCCACGGGCGCGCCCCGTGACCGCGAGGAAATCCAGGACCGCGCGATTCGTCCTGTCAGCCTGGCCGACTACATCGGTCAACCGACCGTGCGCGAGCAGATGGAGTTGTTCATCCAGGCCGCCCGTGGGCGCAGCGAGTCGCTGGACCACACCTTGATCTTCGGCCCGCCGGGCCTGGGCAAGACCACCCTGGCCAACATCATTGCCCAGGAAATGGGCGTCTCGATCAAGAGCACGTCCGGGCCGGTCCTCGAGCGGCCGGGTGACCTGGCGGCGCTGCTGACCAACCTTGAGCCCCATGATGTGCTGTTCATCGACGAAATCCATCGGCTGTCGCCGATCGTCGAGGAAGTGTTGTACCCGGCCATGGAAGATTTCCAGCTCGACATCATGATCGGCGAAGGGCCGGCGGCACGCTCCATCAAGTTGGACCTGCCGCCCTTCACCCTGGTGGGCGCCACCACTCGCGCAGGCATGCTGACCAACCCGTTGCGCGACCGCTTCGGTATCGTCCAGCGCCTGGAGTTCTACAACAACGCCGACCTGGCGACGATTGTCAGCCGCTCGGCGGGCATCCTCGGGTTGCCGCTGGACCCGGACGGTGCGTATGAGATCGCCCGGCGTGCCCGGGGCACGCCGCGGATCGCCAACCGCCTGCTGCGCCGGGTCCGGGATTTTGCCGAAGTCCGGGCCAAGGGCCACATCACCAAGCCGATTGCCGACCTGGCGTTGAACCTGCTGGACATCGACGAGCGTGGTTTCGACCACCAGGACCGGCGCCTGCTGCTGACCATGATCGAGAAGTTCGACGGTGGCCCGGTGGGCGTGGACAGCCTGGCCGCGGCCATCAGCGAAGAGCGCCACACCATTGAAGATGTACTGGAACCGTACCTGATCCAGCAGGGCTACATCATGCGTACCCCTCGCGGGCGCGTGGTGACCCGTCATGCTTATCTGCATTTTGGTTTAAACATCCCGACACGAATGGGTGAGATGCCGGTGGTAGACGAATTCCTCGATGCCGTGGACGATTGA
- the ybgC gene encoding tol-pal system-associated acyl-CoA thioesterase — protein sequence MRAQNGLESFAHRCRVYYEDTDAGGIVYYVNYLKFMERARTERLRELGFAQSALAGEDLLFVVHSSEARYHAPARLDDELLVSADVIELNRVSLRFKQQVRRATDNVLLCEGQFLVACVRTHSLKPRAIPEALRAAFAGVSGAGTHSEQEIKRGS from the coding sequence ATGCGCGCGCAAAACGGGCTGGAGTCGTTCGCACATCGCTGTCGCGTTTATTACGAGGACACCGATGCTGGCGGCATCGTCTACTACGTCAATTACCTCAAGTTTATGGAACGGGCTCGAACCGAACGGCTGCGGGAACTGGGTTTTGCCCAATCCGCGCTGGCAGGGGAGGACCTGTTATTCGTCGTGCATTCCAGCGAAGCGCGCTACCACGCGCCGGCGCGACTGGACGACGAGTTGCTGGTAAGTGCCGATGTCATCGAATTGAACCGTGTCAGCCTGCGTTTCAAGCAGCAGGTCAGGCGGGCTACGGATAACGTGCTGCTCTGTGAAGGGCAGTTTTTGGTGGCCTGTGTGCGCACCCATAGTTTGAAACCCCGGGCCATTCCCGAAGCTCTACGTGCGGCCTTTGCCGGCGTGAGCGGCGCGGGTACACACTCAGAGCAGGAGATAAAGCGTGGAAGCTAA
- the tolQ gene encoding protein TolQ, with amino-acid sequence MEANVVDHSSMWSLVSNASVVVQLVMLTLVAASVTSWIMIFQRSNMLRAGRRALESFEERFWSGIDLSKLYRQAGSNPDPDSGVEQIFRAGFKEFSRLRQQPGVDPEAVMEGVARAMRVAISREEEKLEQGLSFLATVGSVSPYIGLFGTVWGIMNSFRGLASAQQATLATVAPGIAEALIATAIGLFAAIPAVIAYNRFAARSEMLTGRYYTFADEFQAILHRKVHTSEE; translated from the coding sequence GTGGAAGCTAACGTCGTCGACCATTCCTCCATGTGGAGCCTGGTCAGCAATGCCAGCGTCGTGGTGCAACTGGTAATGCTGACCCTGGTAGCCGCATCGGTGACCTCATGGATCATGATCTTTCAGCGCAGCAACATGCTGCGCGCCGGTCGTCGTGCCCTGGAGAGCTTCGAGGAGCGTTTCTGGTCCGGCATCGACCTGTCCAAGCTCTATCGCCAGGCCGGTAGCAACCCTGATCCGGACTCGGGCGTCGAGCAGATCTTCCGTGCCGGCTTCAAGGAGTTCTCTCGCCTGCGCCAGCAGCCGGGCGTCGACCCTGAGGCGGTGATGGAAGGTGTGGCCCGTGCCATGCGCGTCGCCATTTCCCGCGAGGAAGAGAAGCTCGAACAGGGCCTGTCGTTCCTGGCCACCGTTGGTTCGGTCAGCCCGTACATCGGTCTGTTCGGTACCGTGTGGGGGATCATGAACTCCTTCCGTGGCCTGGCTTCCGCCCAGCAAGCGACCCTCGCCACCGTGGCCCCGGGTATCGCCGAGGCACTGATCGCCACCGCCATCGGTCTGTTCGCGGCCATCCCGGCCGTTATCGCCTACAACCGCTTCGCTGCCCGCAGCGAAATGCTGACCGGCCGTTACTACACCTTCGCCGATGAATTCCAGGCGATCCTGCACCGTAAAGTGCACACCAGCGAAGAATAA
- the tolR gene encoding protein TolR, with protein sequence MARARKKRKPVAEMNVVPYIDVMLVLLVIFMVTAPMLNQGVKVDLPKVSSEALPQDNNTQVLTISIKADKTYYWNLGSEVDTEKQQDRAMTLPQMTDAVTKIIRVGNDAGKRTQVFIRGDKTVDYGAVMGAMGGLQKAGVGNVGLITEAP encoded by the coding sequence ATCGCTCGAGCCCGAAAAAAGCGCAAGCCGGTCGCCGAGATGAACGTGGTGCCCTACATCGACGTGATGTTGGTGCTGCTGGTCATCTTCATGGTGACCGCGCCGATGCTCAATCAGGGCGTGAAGGTCGATCTGCCCAAGGTTTCCAGCGAAGCCTTGCCGCAGGACAACAACACCCAGGTCCTGACCATTTCGATCAAGGCTGACAAGACCTACTACTGGAACCTTGGCAGCGAAGTGGACACCGAGAAGCAGCAGGACCGGGCCATGACGTTGCCGCAGATGACCGATGCAGTGACCAAGATCATTCGTGTCGGCAACGATGCCGGCAAGCGCACGCAAGTCTTCATTCGCGGCGACAAGACCGTCGACTACGGTGCCGTGATGGGGGCCATGGGCGGCCTGCAGAAAGCCGGGGTCGGTAATGTTGGCTTGATCACTGAGGCGCCCTGA
- the tolA gene encoding cell envelope integrity protein TolA yields MQQQREPSASESYFWPSVLAIGLHVLVFGMLFVSFAMTPELPPAKPIVQATLYQLKSKSQATTQTNQKLAGEAKKSAARQTEVEQMEQKKVEQEAIKAAEQKKEEAAQKAEDAKKADEAKKADEAKKADEAKKADEAKKAEAKKAEEKQLADIAKKKAEEEAKKAAEEEAKKAAAEEAKKKIVEDAKKKAAEDAKKKAEAEEAKKKVAEDAKKKAAADAAKKKAQDAARKSAEDKKAQALADLLSDTPERQQALADEQGDEVAGSYDDLIRARAAEGWARPPSARKGMTVVLQIGMLPDGTVTSVSVAKSSGDGPFDASAVAAVKNIGRLTEMQGMKPSDFAPYRSFKMTFTPEDLAL; encoded by the coding sequence ATGCAGCAACAGCGAGAGCCGTCCGCCTCGGAAAGCTACTTCTGGCCCAGTGTCCTGGCCATCGGCCTGCATGTGCTGGTGTTCGGCATGCTGTTCGTCAGTTTTGCCATGACTCCGGAGTTGCCACCGGCCAAGCCGATCGTGCAGGCGACGTTGTACCAGCTCAAGTCGAAAAGCCAGGCGACGACCCAGACGAACCAGAAGCTTGCCGGTGAGGCGAAGAAGTCCGCCGCGCGCCAGACTGAAGTCGAGCAAATGGAACAGAAGAAGGTCGAGCAGGAAGCGATAAAGGCCGCGGAACAAAAGAAAGAGGAAGCGGCTCAAAAGGCCGAGGACGCCAAGAAGGCCGATGAGGCGAAAAAAGCGGACGAGGCGAAAAAGGCTGACGAAGCCAAGAAAGCCGACGAAGCGAAGAAAGCCGAGGCCAAAAAGGCAGAAGAGAAACAATTGGCTGATATAGCCAAGAAGAAAGCCGAAGAAGAAGCCAAGAAAGCCGCTGAAGAAGAGGCCAAGAAAGCGGCCGCTGAAGAAGCGAAGAAAAAGATCGTCGAGGACGCGAAGAAAAAAGCCGCCGAAGACGCCAAGAAGAAAGCTGAAGCTGAAGAGGCGAAAAAGAAAGTCGCCGAAGACGCGAAGAAGAAAGCCGCCGCCGACGCCGCCAAGAAAAAGGCCCAGGACGCAGCGCGTAAATCCGCCGAAGACAAAAAGGCCCAGGCCTTGGCAGATTTGCTTTCCGACACGCCGGAGCGCCAGCAGGCATTGGCTGATGAGCAGGGCGATGAAGTCGCCGGCAGCTACGATGACTTGATTCGCGCACGAGCGGCAGAAGGCTGGGCTCGTCCACCTTCGGCGCGCAAAGGCATGACGGTCGTATTGCAAATCGGCATGTTGCCCGACGGTACGGTTACCTCGGTCAGCGTCGCCAAGTCCAGTGGTGACGGTCCGTTCGACGCTTCGGCGGTCGCAGCGGTCAAGAACATTGGGCGATTGACGGAAATGCAAGGAATGAAACCGAGCGACTTTGCTCCCTATCGTTCATTCAAGATGACATTCACACCTGAGGATCTAGCCTTGTGA
- the tolB gene encoding Tol-Pal system beta propeller repeat protein TolB has translation MRNLLRSMLVVICCLAGIAVAEEKNILVTSGSDRATPIAVVPFGWQGGNVLPDDMAEIIGNDLRNSGYYAPIPKQNMISLPTQASEVIYRDWKALGAQYIMVGSIVPAGGRLQVQYALFNVATEQQVLTGSVSGSVDQLRDMAHYIADQSFEKLTGIKGAFSTRMLYVTAERFSENNTRYTLQRSDYDGARAVTLLQSREPILSPRFAPDGKRIAYVSFEQKRPRIFVQHIDTGRREQITNFEGLNGAPAWSPDGSRLAFVLSKDGNPDIYVMNLASRSISRVTNGPGINTEPFWGKDGSTIYFTSDRGGKPQIYKTSAGGGGAERVTFVGNYNANPKLSADEKTLVMIHRQDGFTNFKVAAQDLQRGSVKILTDSTLDESPTVAPNGTMVIYATRQQGRGVLMLVSINGRVRLPLPTAQGEVREPSWSPYLN, from the coding sequence GTGAGAAACCTTCTTCGATCAATGCTGGTCGTTATCTGCTGCCTGGCAGGGATAGCGGTAGCAGAGGAAAAGAACATCCTGGTCACCAGCGGCAGCGACCGGGCGACCCCGATTGCCGTCGTACCGTTCGGCTGGCAGGGCGGTAACGTCCTGCCGGACGACATGGCGGAAATCATCGGCAACGACCTGCGCAACTCGGGTTACTACGCGCCGATTCCGAAGCAGAACATGATCAGCCTGCCAACCCAGGCCAGCGAAGTCATCTACCGTGACTGGAAGGCCCTGGGCGCCCAGTACATCATGGTCGGCAGCATCGTTCCGGCTGGCGGTCGCCTGCAGGTGCAGTACGCCCTGTTCAACGTCGCCACCGAACAGCAAGTGCTGACCGGCAGCGTGTCGGGCAGCGTCGATCAATTGCGTGACATGGCGCACTACATCGCCGACCAGTCGTTCGAGAAACTTACCGGCATCAAGGGCGCGTTCTCTACCCGCATGCTCTACGTGACGGCCGAGCGCTTCTCCGAGAACAACACCCGCTACACCCTGCAGCGCTCCGACTATGACGGCGCCCGTGCGGTGACTCTGCTGCAATCGCGCGAGCCGATCCTGTCGCCGCGCTTCGCCCCCGATGGCAAGCGCATCGCCTATGTCTCGTTCGAGCAGAAGCGTCCGCGCATTTTCGTGCAGCACATCGACACCGGTCGTCGTGAGCAGATCACCAACTTCGAAGGCCTGAACGGCGCGCCAGCTTGGTCGCCGGACGGCTCGCGGCTGGCGTTCGTACTGTCCAAGGACGGTAACCCGGACATCTACGTGATGAACCTGGCTTCGCGTTCGATTTCCCGTGTCACCAACGGCCCGGGCATCAACACCGAACCGTTCTGGGGCAAGGATGGCTCGACCATCTACTTCACCTCCGACCGTGGCGGCAAGCCACAGATCTACAAGACCAGCGCGGGTGGCGGCGGTGCCGAACGCGTGACGTTCGTCGGTAACTACAACGCCAACCCGAAGCTGTCGGCAGATGAAAAGACCCTGGTGATGATCCATCGCCAGGATGGTTTCACTAATTTCAAGGTGGCGGCCCAGGATTTGCAGCGCGGTAGCGTAAAAATCCTCACTGATAGCACTCTGGACGAGTCACCCACTGTTGCGCCCAACGGCACCATGGTAATCTACGCCACCCGCCAGCAGGGCCGGGGAGTCTTGATGCTCGTGTCCATTAATGGACGCGTGAGGCTCCCGCTTCCTACCGCTCAAGGCGAAGTCAGAGAACCGTCCTGGTCCCCTTACCTGAACTGA
- the pal gene encoding peptidoglycan-associated lipoprotein Pal yields the protein MEMLKFGKFAALALAMAVAVGCSSKGGDNAGEGAVDPNAGYGANTGAVDGSLSEEAALRAITTFYFEYDSSDLKPEAMRALDVHAKDLKANGARVVLEGNTDERGTREYNMALGERRAKAVQRYLVLQGVSPAQLELVSYGEERPVATGNDEQSWAQNRRVELRK from the coding sequence ATGGAAATGCTGAAGTTTGGTAAATTTGCTGCGCTGGCTCTGGCCATGGCTGTAGCTGTAGGTTGCTCGTCCAAAGGCGGCGACAATGCCGGTGAAGGCGCTGTTGATCCAAACGCTGGTTACGGCGCTAACACCGGTGCAGTTGACGGCTCCCTGAGCGAAGAAGCTGCTCTGCGCGCAATCACCACCTTCTACTTCGAATACGACAGCTCGGACCTGAAGCCAGAAGCCATGCGCGCTCTGGACGTTCACGCCAAGGACCTGAAAGCAAACGGCGCTCGCGTTGTTCTGGAAGGCAACACCGACGAACGTGGTACTCGTGAGTACAACATGGCACTGGGCGAGCGTCGTGCGAAAGCCGTTCAGCGCTACCTGGTACTGCAAGGTGTTTCCCCAGCTCAGCTGGAACTGGTTTCCTACGGCGAAGAGCGTCCAGTTGCTACCGGCAACGACGAGCAGTCCTGGGCTCAAAACCGTCGCGTCGAACTGCGTAAGTAA
- the ybgF gene encoding tol-pal system protein YbgF: MRTCRRAVTVLALSLAPLAAWAAVPVVDNDAGYNNSGSSYPPAGYGTNGAYAGGGVSAPVSAQGQLFNQLQQMQDQISRQQGVIEELQNDISRMKQENLERYQDLDRRIGTGVAPAPAATPENSPAGGDLNAPGAAAGAGAAAPAAPAAGGEPADPAKEKLYYDAAFDLIKAKDFDKASQAFAAFLRKYPNSQYAGNAQYWLGEVNLAKGDLQGAGQAFAKVSQLYPKHAKVPDSLYKLADVERRLGHTDKVKGILQQVVAQYPGTSAAQLAQRDLQRM; this comes from the coding sequence ATGCGAACGTGCCGTCGTGCTGTAACTGTTCTGGCTCTCAGCCTTGCGCCGCTTGCGGCGTGGGCTGCGGTTCCTGTGGTCGATAACGATGCCGGCTATAACAATAGCGGGAGTAGCTATCCGCCTGCGGGTTACGGTACGAACGGCGCCTATGCCGGGGGAGGGGTTTCGGCCCCTGTCTCGGCACAGGGCCAGCTGTTCAACCAACTGCAGCAAATGCAGGATCAGATCTCGCGCCAACAGGGTGTGATCGAAGAACTGCAAAATGATATTTCGCGCATGAAGCAGGAAAACCTGGAGCGATACCAGGATCTTGATCGGCGCATAGGAACCGGCGTTGCACCTGCACCTGCCGCGACTCCTGAGAATTCTCCTGCCGGTGGCGACTTGAACGCCCCCGGCGCAGCCGCAGGCGCGGGGGCAGCCGCTCCCGCAGCACCTGCCGCCGGTGGCGAGCCGGCTGATCCGGCGAAGGAAAAGCTCTATTACGATGCTGCCTTCGACTTGATCAAGGCCAAGGATTTCGACAAGGCCAGCCAGGCTTTTGCCGCTTTCCTGCGCAAATACCCAAACAGCCAGTACGCGGGCAATGCCCAATACTGGTTGGGCGAAGTGAACCTGGCCAAAGGCGACCTGCAAGGTGCCGGCCAGGCATTCGCCAAGGTTTCGCAACTGTATCCCAAGCACGCCAAGGTGCCGGATTCGCTGTACAAGCTGGCTGATGTAGAGCGCCGCCTCGGTCACACCGACAAGGTAAAAGGCATTCTGCAGCAGGTGGTGGCCCAATATCCGGGGACATCCGCCGCCCAGTTGGCCCAGCGCGATCTGCAACGCATGTAA
- the queE gene encoding 7-carboxy-7-deazaguanine synthase QueE, which produces MQDTLRITEVFHSLQGETRTAGLPTVFVRLTGCPLRCQYCDSAYAFSGGTVRTLDDILEQVASYRPRYVCVTGGEPLAQPNAILLLKQLCDAGYEVSLETSGALDISAVDPRVSRVVDLKTPGSKEAHRNRYENIELLTPNDQVKFVICSREDYDWAVSKLIQYGLDQRAGEVLLSPSHHDLSARDLADWVVADNLPVRLQLQLHKYLWNDEPGR; this is translated from the coding sequence ATGCAAGACACATTGAGAATCACCGAAGTTTTTCACTCGTTGCAGGGTGAAACGCGGACGGCTGGGCTGCCCACAGTATTTGTGCGCCTCACCGGTTGCCCGCTGCGTTGCCAATACTGCGACAGTGCCTACGCGTTCAGCGGCGGCACTGTGCGAACCCTCGACGATATCCTGGAGCAAGTGGCCAGTTATCGTCCGCGTTATGTCTGTGTCACGGGCGGCGAGCCCTTGGCGCAACCCAACGCCATCCTCTTGCTCAAGCAGTTGTGTGATGCCGGTTACGAGGTTTCCCTGGAAACCAGCGGCGCCCTGGATATCTCGGCCGTCGACCCGCGCGTCAGCCGCGTCGTGGACCTGAAGACTCCAGGCTCCAAGGAAGCGCACCGTAACCGTTACGAGAATATCGAGTTGCTGACCCCTAACGATCAGGTCAAATTCGTGATCTGTTCACGGGAAGATTACGACTGGGCCGTGTCCAAGCTGATCCAGTACGGGCTCGACCAACGGGCCGGCGAAGTGTTGTTGTCGCCGAGCCATCACGATTTGAGCGCTCGGGACCTGGCGGACTGGGTGGTGGCGGATAACCTGCCGGTGCGCCTGCAACTGCAGCTGCATAAATATCTTTGGAACGACGAGCCGGGGCGCTGA
- the queC gene encoding 7-cyano-7-deazaguanine synthase QueC, with the protein MAEKRAVILLSGGLDSATVVAMARAEGYRCYTMSFDYGQRHRAELHAAERVARDLGVVEHKVIGLNLNGIGGSALTDSSIDVPEAPGEGIPVTYVPARNTVFLSLALGWAEVLGARDIFIGVNAVDYSGYPDCRPEFVEAFERMANLATKAGVEGQGFRIQAPLQNLSKADIVKAGVKLGVDYGLTVSCYQADDQGRACGKCDSCRLRAEGFAAAGVSDPTRYF; encoded by the coding sequence ATTGCCGAAAAACGTGCGGTCATCCTGTTGTCCGGCGGCCTGGATTCGGCCACCGTCGTGGCCATGGCCCGTGCCGAGGGTTACCGATGCTACACCATGAGTTTCGATTATGGTCAGCGCCACCGCGCAGAACTGCACGCGGCCGAGCGAGTGGCCCGGGACCTGGGCGTGGTGGAGCACAAAGTGATCGGCCTGAACCTCAACGGCATTGGTGGCTCGGCCTTGACCGACAGCTCCATTGACGTGCCTGAGGCGCCTGGCGAAGGCATTCCGGTGACCTATGTGCCGGCGCGTAACACCGTATTCCTGTCCTTGGCATTGGGCTGGGCCGAAGTGCTGGGCGCCCGTGATATTTTCATCGGCGTCAATGCTGTGGATTACTCCGGTTACCCGGATTGCCGCCCGGAGTTCGTCGAAGCCTTCGAGCGCATGGCGAACCTGGCGACCAAGGCCGGCGTAGAAGGGCAGGGTTTTCGCATCCAGGCACCGTTGCAGAATCTCAGCAAGGCCGACATCGTCAAGGCCGGTGTGAAGCTTGGCGTGGACTACGGGCTCACTGTTTCCTGCTATCAGGCCGACGATCAGGGCCGTGCTTGCGGCAAGTGCGACAGCTGCCGCCTGCGCGCAGAAGGCTTTGCCGCGGCGGGTGTGAGCGATCCAACCCGTTATTTTTGA